The Bosea sp. 685 DNA window GGAAATAGGCGTCGGCCTCGGCCTCCGTCACCAGCGAAACCGGGCCGCGAATCCGGACCTGCCGCCGCAGGCTCTTCCAGTGGAAGAGCGCGGCCGCCTTGCCCTGGCCGAGCAGCTCCTGCCCCTTCTGGCTTTCGGTGTTGGTGTAGAAGACGAAGCCGTCCGCATCATAGCCCTTCAGCAGCACCATGCGGCTATTGGGCATGCCGTCGGCGTCGACGCTCGACAGCGCCATGCCGGTGGGATCGTTCGGCTCGGACTTCGTCGCCTCCTGCAGCCAGTCATGGAACAGAGCGAATGGCTCATCCGCCTGGGTGAAGTCACCGGTCGTTAACC harbors:
- the pdxH gene encoding pyridoxamine 5'-phosphate oxidase — its product is MERLTTGDFTQADEPFALFHDWLQEATKSEPNDPTGMALSSVDADGMPNSRMVLLKGYDADGFVFYTNTESQKGQELLGQGKAAALFHWKSLRRQVRIRGPVSLVTEAEADAYFQSRPRDSRIGAWASQQSRPLESRFALEKAVASYAAKFGLGTIPRPPHWTGFRIEPVYIEFWRDGAFRLHDRVVFRRPSAAEPWSRTRLYP